TACACCGGTATTTATATACTCCCCTGGtgctttgtttttttcattctttgtttcttttttcttcatcatctttcTTGTTCGTCCTGTCTTATCTTTCATGTCTCATTGTttgttaatcattttattttcatcctgtCTTGTATAATAAATTCTTATGAATGGACAGttcaaataatttttgtctATATACATTTTAGTTCATACCTGTCTTAGATCTGCCCTTGTCTAAATAAGCCAGAAAACACTAACAAAAAACACGCcagataaaacaaaactcatAACACCGAGCAAGTCTCCTCCACACAGAGATGTGTGTCTCCTTATGTTTTTCCTATTTcattcaaaaatcaaatatgcCACCCTAAGGATTCAGCCAATGATTTAAAATGTCACATCATGGTGTAATGATGTATGTTTAAAGGGAATATAAATTTACCAACTTCCTTCACCTAAACACGATACTTAAGTTCAGTAACATGTCACATACAGGAAGAAACATTCACgcgtaatttttttattcagaaATCAAAAGTGACAATAAAGAACCAGTTGGTAAGCATGTCGAATTTTAGATTAAGGATTATAGTAAGAAATGGATAGATAGTTAAAAGCACATATAAGTCTAAAACAGGACAAAAGTTTAGAAACAAAAGTTGAACTTTCAATTATCGGACTGCAAAATTCTTGACATATGCTATGTGCTCTGATATTATGACCAAAGAGAAGTTGTTGGTGGTCTTTACATTTCTCAATACTAACTAATGAAATGAATTTCCTTGACTATCAAACCTGGGAGTTAAAATCTATGGTGTCTTCCTTTGGGATTTTTCATgccctggaatactctttcacatttttattactGTTGTGAATTTCTATGGCACTCCATGTTTTGTATTTCCATTATAAGTAATTCACCCTCTCATATTCTTTGTTTGCTTTTTGCACAAGGAAGGAATGACCAGCATCCATTTGAGAATGAAGAACTGTGATCAAAATACCTGATGAAACTAAAAAAGCATTAGTGGATAATATACACCACACCAAGTTTGTTTCACTTAAACTACGTTAATTTCTAGTTATTTGATCACTACAATTATATGACTCTTGGCCTCTAATACAGAATGTTATAAGGActttttttttgaataaaacgAGTTAAGTCTAATAAAAAGGACTAGTACTCTATAAGAGCGATTTCATAAAAAGGATTAGTAATCAGAAAAATTATGACAGATTTCATAAATTCGTTTATACACTTAGCTTGTGAAgaaattcatttcattttttcttcacaatctctctctctctcgcaGAATTAGAAGTGTTTCCGAAACATATGGAGAGTTTCAGTATCCACCTGTTTGTGTCACTCATGCCATCTTCTGTGTTGTTTCCTGAAAGGGAAAATCGTTTAATTCTCCAATCTTTTCCCACTTGTTTTATAGATTCCTGCAATGAAGGTCTAGAAGAAACCTTGGACTCATTCTTCATTTTATCCTTCTTCATCCAATCAAGAGAGATTGGAAAGAACAACTTCAGGAGGAAGGTTTCACTGTCCATGCTTTCAACCCGCAATATCTGACCAGGTCTACTATTAcctttgattttcttcttcttctttagctTTTTGAGTTGAGCTTTGCCACTACTTTGCATGTGTGTGTTGTTCAGGGAAGTTTCATTTTGATGTGGTTGTTCTGGTTCCAGCACATGCTTCTCATGAACCACCATGTCTTGAAAAGAGAGTTCATAGCCAGACTCAGGCATGTCTTTCACCATCTCCATAAGTTCCCTTTGTCCGTGTGCAATAGCTTTGCTCCTTGAAGGGTGAGAAGCCGTAGAACAAAAAGGTGAATACTCAAACTTTAAGTTTTTCCCTTGGTGTGTTTCTCCAAAATCTGCTTCCTTATTGAACCTTGCATCATTGCCTTGTGGTTGATCACAATCGCTAGAAAGTGTGGTGTTTGATGAACGCCAGAAACTGA
This Vigna angularis cultivar LongXiaoDou No.4 chromosome 4, ASM1680809v1, whole genome shotgun sequence DNA region includes the following protein-coding sequences:
- the LOC108329990 gene encoding uncharacterized protein LOC108329990 — protein: MGVENEHFGPFTFTPIQDGNDLFITNSIKKKTKKKTTYFPNTYIRYHVLLCPFTPPSNMNTTHQTHSLHESGGDTEFSFWRSSNTTLSSDCDQPQGNDARFNKEADFGETHQGKNLKFEYSPFCSTASHPSRSKAIAHGQRELMEMVKDMPESGYELSFQDMVVHEKHVLEPEQPHQNETSLNNTHMQSSGKAQLKKLKKKKKIKGNSRPGQILRVESMDSETFLLKLFFPISLDWMKKDKMKNESKVSSRPSLQESIKQVGKDWRIKRFSLSGNNTEDGMSDTNRYFDHSSSFSNGCWSFLPCAKSKQRI